The sequence CAGTTGAAAGATCAGCAATTGTAACTGTTCAAATTATAAAGATTGAAGACTATCATTAAAGGAGTTGAAACGTATGCTGCATCGCGAGAATAGTATTCGGCAGTATCACACCAGTTCAGCTGCCGATCTCATTAAAGAAACTATGGACTTTTATCAAATTACTCAAACTGATCTAGCCGCTCGCTTAGGGGTTAGTCAAAAAAACATTTCAGATATTCTTAAACGCAAACGATTCATCAATGAGTTATTGGCTTTAAGAATCGAAACTGTTATGGGTATTTCTAGTCAATTACTCCTTAACTTAGATGCTAACTTTAAATTGCATCAGGCTAAGGAAAATGCTAAAGATTCTGAACCCAATCATCAATCAGACAAATTCCTTAAACGATATGATTGGGTATCAGCATAAGATTAATCATTGGAATAGTGGTAAAGCAAGCAGTCTTAGGTACGGGGCTTGTCAGTGAGTTGATGAAGGAAACTTTTACAGTTTCCAGCTTGAAATCGGTTTTAAACTCACAATTAAATTGATATTTAAGCAGCAGTTGATTTAATCAACTGCTGCTTTTTTGATCAAGCTAAATTAGCTTGCGCCGTTTGCGCAAAACTCCGCCTGAAAGGCTCCTGCTGAAGGCATGCTCATGATGCAAAATCATTCGGCCGACAGCCCCTTGTCTGGAAGACTTTTTTACTCAAATTCCGATAGCAATTTTGAGTAAAAACGCGAAGCTTTGCCAAAAAGTGGCTAGCCAATCGGCTAACCATTTTGGCATTGCACAGCGAACTTGGGGGTCAAGGGGGAGCGTTAGCTGTCCCCCTTGCAAGCACCGCAGCTGCCACAAACGTAGTCTTGTGGCTAGCATGCGGGTTGCTTGCCAAACCCCGTGAATTAATTTATTATGTGAGTAGAAACCCTTAGGGTTTCACGAGCTTAATCAATCAATTCACTTGCCTGAAAGGCAAAACAAAGGGGGTGGGGTTTGTGAGCGAACAACACAATATGGCTAGCTATCTATCCGATAAACAACCCAATCGGAAAGACAGTCGGCAAATCAATTTTAGAGTGAGCGAGCAGGACTATTTAAAGCTTTCGCAGTCAGCGAAAACTTTAAATATGTCCGTGCCTGCTTTTGTCAAAAAGAAGGCACAAGGGGCACGGATCGTTGCCCCTAAGATTGGCGCAAAAGAAGCCCAAGCATTAACCCGTCAATTAGCAAAAATTGGGGGTAATCTCAATCAATTAGCCAAACACGCCAATCAAGGGGGCAATGTTCCTGCCCAAGCATTGCAGGAATTGCAAAGTGAGGTGGCACACATATGGCAACAACTCACATAAAACGGTCTGCCAGCGCGTCACGCCTTGTCAATTACGCCGAAAAACGAGCGGTCTTAAAAGACGGACTAAACCTTGATGTTGACTACGCAAAAAGTCAATTCAAACAAGTCCGTGAAGTGTATGGCAATCAAGGCAAGACGCAGGCGTATGCTAGCCGTATCTCGTTTAGTCCCAAAGAATTTGACCCGACAAACGAAGATGACCAACAAAAAGCGCTCGATATTGCCAAAGAAGTGTATCAAAAAACCTACCCTAATCAGCAAGTCGCTTTATACGAACATGCCGACACGGACGCTTTACACATTCATGCCGTCATTGGGGCAATCGACTTAGAAACAGGGAAAAAAATGCACGGTAACTGGCAAGAATACCGCGAAAAATTAGTCCATAATACCGATGAAATCGTGCAAAAACATGGGCTTGAAGTTACGAAAGTTGACCCTGAACGCTATGAAAAACGTTCTATGGCAGAAATTAAAATGCATGATCGTGGGCAACCCACTTGGAAAGACCAAATCAGACAAGCCGTTGACAGCACCATGTCTAATCCCCTTATTCGCGATTTTCAGACGTTTAGAGACGATTTAAAGCAAAAGGCGATAGATGTATGGGAACGGGGAAAAGACCTTACCTATCAGCTCACAGGCACGAATTATAAAGCACGTGGTAACAAACTCGGCACAGCTTACGAAAAGGGGGCAATTTACAATGAGTTGGAAAGACGTACCAGAGACCCAAGAGACAACCAAACAGATACCAGAACCCCAGATACAAACAGATTTAACCGAACTCAATCAGACCCTGAAAGAAATCAGGAACTATCAGGGCACACAAATTCAACTACAAAGCAAACAACAAATCGAACTGACCGAACAGCTGACACAAATCGAACAAGCCAGTCAGCGCGTCAATCAAGCCTTTCAGAAGACCTTGAACGATTTAAACAGCAACAACGAGACCAACAAAGAACAATTAGTCGCGACGCTAAAAGACGCGCAAAACCACTTCAACGAGCAGACAAAGACCGTCAATCAAAGGACAATCGCCGAACTGCAAAAGATAAACAGCGTCCAACAGGACAACAACAACACGTTGAAAACCCTAAACGACAGCCTAAACCAGACCGTTCAAGGGACTATGGACCAAGTCGCTAACCGTTTATCTACGGAAATTGATCGAACACATAAAAATATGAGTTGGTATGAAATTAAAAATTATTTGTACGCGGTTATCCCGACTGGTTTGCTCTCAGGGCTTGTATTTTGGCTTCTGACGCATTTCTTTGCTTAACAGGTGTATTTATATTAAATTATCTTTAAAATGGCTTAGAATGCAAAATAAGTCCTCCTAGCACTATCTGGGGCTGTCCGCCGAGCGTCAGTCGAGGCTTCTTCTGAGCCACGTCTTTTGGTTTTGAATTTAGCGAGTGAACGAAGTGAACGCTGCAAGCAAAATGTGAGCGTGATTTTCGCTCACTCCTTTTTGGTTTTGGGGCACGGAGACCCCCGCCTCTTATATAACCTCTTTTAAAACCTCTTTTAAAACC comes from Pediococcus inopinatus and encodes:
- a CDS encoding helix-turn-helix transcriptional regulator produces the protein MLHRENSIRQYHTSSAADLIKETMDFYQITQTDLAARLGVSQKNISDILKRKRFINELLALRIETVMGISSQLLLNLDANFKLHQAKENAKDSEPNHQSDKFLKRYDWVSA
- a CDS encoding MobC family plasmid mobilization relaxosome protein is translated as MASYLSDKQPNRKDSRQINFRVSEQDYLKLSQSAKTLNMSVPAFVKKKAQGARIVAPKIGAKEAQALTRQLAKIGGNLNQLAKHANQGGNVPAQALQELQSEVAHIWQQLT
- a CDS encoding relaxase/mobilization nuclease domain-containing protein — its product is MATTHIKRSASASRLVNYAEKRAVLKDGLNLDVDYAKSQFKQVREVYGNQGKTQAYASRISFSPKEFDPTNEDDQQKALDIAKEVYQKTYPNQQVALYEHADTDALHIHAVIGAIDLETGKKMHGNWQEYREKLVHNTDEIVQKHGLEVTKVDPERYEKRSMAEIKMHDRGQPTWKDQIRQAVDSTMSNPLIRDFQTFRDDLKQKAIDVWERGKDLTYQLTGTNYKARGNKLGTAYEKGAIYNELERRTRDPRDNQTDTRTPDTNRFNRTQSDPERNQELSGHTNSTTKQTTNRTDRTADTNRTSQSARQSSLSEDLERFKQQQRDQQRTISRDAKRRAKPLQRADKDRQSKDNRRTAKDKQRPTGQQQHVENPKRQPKPDRSRDYGPSR